Proteins encoded in a region of the Rhodococcus sp. SBT000017 genome:
- a CDS encoding cytochrome ubiquinol oxidase subunit I codes for MDALDVSRWQFGITTVYHFILVPLTIGLAPMVAAMQTMWVITGKDSWYRLTKFFGKLFLINFALGVATGIVQEFQFGMNWSEYSRFVGDVFGAPLALEGLVAFFLESTFLGLWIFGWSRLPKLVHLATIWLVAIGVNASAYFIIAANSWMQHPVGAIYNEETGRAELTDIWALLTNNTALAAFPHAVAGAFLTAATFVAGISGWWMVREARKNKAAQATLSENGVATQATLPATDSRPMFRSAARMSFVIMIVAGGALAITGDIQGKLMFEQQPMKMASAESLCDTETGASFSLLTVGTHNNCESVVHLISIPGLTSFLAENDFGATVQGVNQLQEQYEQQFGPGNYKPNLFVTYWAFRMMIGLAAGSALLAIAGLWVTRGGRIPDQKWFSWLSLLAIPTPFLANSAGWIFTEMGRQPWVVAPNLSGVDQIRLTVDQGVSDHPVGLVVASLVTFTLLYAALGGVWFYLLRRYVVEGPLDHDAHPHVDPPESEDEEPKQLSFAY; via the coding sequence ATGGACGCCTTGGATGTCTCACGATGGCAGTTCGGTATCACCACCGTCTACCACTTCATACTCGTTCCCCTCACCATCGGTCTCGCTCCGATGGTGGCTGCCATGCAGACGATGTGGGTGATCACCGGCAAGGACTCCTGGTACCGACTGACCAAGTTCTTCGGCAAGCTGTTCCTCATCAACTTCGCCCTCGGCGTCGCCACCGGAATCGTCCAGGAGTTCCAGTTCGGCATGAACTGGAGCGAATACTCCCGCTTCGTCGGTGACGTGTTCGGCGCTCCTCTCGCACTCGAAGGCCTCGTCGCCTTCTTCCTCGAGTCCACATTCCTCGGGCTGTGGATATTCGGCTGGAGCAGACTCCCCAAACTCGTTCACCTGGCCACGATCTGGCTCGTCGCCATCGGAGTCAACGCCTCGGCGTACTTCATCATCGCGGCCAATTCCTGGATGCAGCATCCCGTCGGCGCGATCTACAACGAAGAGACCGGCCGCGCCGAACTGACCGACATCTGGGCACTGCTCACCAACAACACTGCGCTGGCGGCATTTCCACACGCCGTGGCCGGAGCGTTCCTCACTGCCGCCACCTTCGTCGCAGGCATCTCCGGTTGGTGGATGGTGCGCGAGGCTCGCAAGAACAAGGCTGCGCAGGCTACGCTGTCCGAGAACGGGGTCGCTACGCAGGCTACGCTCCCGGCCACCGACTCGCGTCCGATGTTCAGGTCGGCAGCACGCATGTCCTTCGTCATCATGATCGTCGCCGGTGGTGCGCTGGCCATCACCGGAGATATCCAGGGCAAGCTCATGTTCGAGCAGCAGCCGATGAAGATGGCATCCGCAGAATCGTTGTGCGACACAGAGACCGGAGCCAGCTTCTCGCTCCTGACCGTGGGTACCCACAACAACTGCGAATCCGTGGTGCACCTCATCTCGATACCCGGCCTCACCTCGTTCCTGGCGGAGAACGATTTCGGTGCCACCGTGCAGGGCGTCAACCAACTGCAGGAGCAGTACGAGCAGCAGTTCGGCCCGGGTAACTACAAGCCGAACCTGTTCGTCACCTACTGGGCATTCCGGATGATGATCGGACTGGCCGCAGGCTCGGCACTGCTCGCGATCGCGGGTCTGTGGGTCACTCGGGGTGGCCGGATTCCCGACCAGAAGTGGTTCTCGTGGTTGTCGCTGTTGGCGATCCCGACACCGTTCCTGGCCAACAGCGCCGGTTGGATCTTCACCGAAATGGGCCGTCAGCCATGGGTTGTGGCACCGAACCTCTCGGGTGTCGATCAGATCCGGCTCACCGTCGATCAGGGAGTTTCCGACCATCCCGTCGGCCTCGTCGTCGCCTCACTGGTGACGTTCACACTGCTCTACGCCGCTCTCGGTGGTGTGTGGTTCTACCTGCTTCGGCGCTACGTCGTCGAAGGGCCTCTCGACCACGACGCGCATCCGCACGTCGACCCACCGGAATCGGAAGACGAAGAGCCCAAACAGCTCTCGTTCGCCTACTAG
- the cydB gene encoding cytochrome d ubiquinol oxidase subunit II: MSLPEFWFFIIAFFFVGYFVLEGFDFGVGMLMPILGRHPDAATGEKRRRAVLNTIGPVWDGNEVWLITAGGALFAAFPEWYATLFSGFYLPLLLILVALILRICAIEWRGKIDDPVWRKRCDIGIGIGSWVPAVLWGVAFANIVRGVAIDENKKVTAGFFDLLNPYALLGGATMALVFALHGAVFIALKTSGDVHEDSVKIAARLAIPAVLVGGTFALWTQLAHGKTWTWVLVGVAAVALLLVVALTARVREGWAFVFTSIAIVAVVVLLFASLFPNVMPSSTDAAFDLTIANASSSPYTLKVMTWAAAFAAPVVLGYQAWTYWVFRQRISSAQIPDSIGLTVKS; encoded by the coding sequence ATGTCACTGCCCGAATTCTGGTTCTTCATCATCGCCTTCTTCTTCGTCGGCTACTTCGTGCTCGAAGGGTTCGACTTCGGCGTCGGAATGCTCATGCCCATCCTGGGCAGGCACCCCGACGCTGCGACGGGGGAGAAGCGCAGGCGGGCCGTCCTCAATACGATCGGCCCGGTCTGGGACGGCAACGAAGTCTGGCTCATCACCGCAGGCGGTGCCCTGTTCGCAGCGTTCCCCGAGTGGTACGCAACACTTTTCTCGGGCTTCTACCTGCCGCTGCTGCTCATTCTGGTGGCTCTGATCCTGCGCATCTGCGCTATCGAATGGCGCGGCAAGATCGACGACCCGGTGTGGCGCAAACGCTGCGACATCGGCATCGGCATCGGCTCGTGGGTTCCGGCGGTGCTGTGGGGCGTCGCCTTCGCCAACATCGTGCGCGGCGTCGCCATCGACGAGAACAAGAAGGTCACAGCCGGCTTCTTCGATCTGCTCAACCCGTATGCATTGCTCGGCGGAGCCACGATGGCGCTGGTGTTCGCGTTGCACGGCGCGGTGTTCATCGCACTCAAAACCTCCGGCGACGTGCACGAGGACTCGGTGAAAATCGCAGCGCGACTCGCGATTCCGGCAGTTCTCGTCGGCGGAACATTCGCTCTGTGGACCCAACTCGCCCACGGCAAGACGTGGACCTGGGTACTGGTCGGCGTGGCCGCGGTCGCCCTGCTGCTCGTCGTCGCGCTGACAGCGAGAGTGCGTGAAGGCTGGGCCTTCGTGTTCACCAGCATCGCCATCGTTGCGGTTGTGGTGCTGCTGTTCGCCTCCCTGTTCCCCAATGTCATGCCGTCCAGTACGGATGCCGCGTTCGATCTCACCATCGCGAACGCGTCGTCCAGCCCGTACACGCTGAAGGTGATGACCTGGGCTGCAGCCTTCGCCGCCCCTGTTGTCCTCGGATATCAGGCCTGGACGTACTGGGTGTTCCGCCAGCGCATTTCGAGTGCCCAGATCCCGGACTCGATCGGACTGACGGTGAAATCGTGA
- a CDS encoding aminodeoxychorismate lyase, with amino-acid sequence MSESVVVMLDGRVHDANRPLLFADDLAVVRGDGVFETLLVRGGAACAVELHLARLVASAKALNLPAPDLEQWRTVVEQSVGLWARESQDEAVLRLVLSRGRESGGDPTGYVTVGPLPERVRAARTDGVSVITLDRGYSVDFSSGAPWQLAGAKTLSYATNMAALRHAAAQGADDVIYLSSEGRVLEGPRSTVVLARGKTLVTPSVEQGILAGTTVAGLFSVAESAGWTCEHGHLYPADLIAADGVWLVSSVTLAARVTAMNGVPLGTQMLADDVRSMVDAAVETVETR; translated from the coding sequence ATGTCGGAGTCGGTAGTGGTGATGTTGGACGGCCGAGTGCACGACGCGAATCGGCCGTTGCTGTTCGCCGACGATCTGGCCGTGGTGCGCGGCGACGGGGTCTTCGAGACGCTGCTCGTGCGCGGCGGCGCGGCCTGTGCGGTCGAGTTGCATCTGGCCCGGCTGGTGGCGTCGGCGAAGGCACTGAACCTGCCCGCTCCCGATCTCGAACAGTGGCGCACCGTCGTCGAACAGTCCGTCGGTCTATGGGCGCGTGAGTCTCAGGACGAGGCGGTTCTCCGGCTGGTCCTCAGCCGCGGACGCGAGAGCGGTGGTGACCCCACCGGGTACGTCACGGTCGGGCCGCTGCCCGAGCGAGTGCGAGCAGCGCGCACCGACGGGGTATCGGTGATCACCCTCGATCGCGGCTACTCGGTGGATTTCTCGTCGGGAGCGCCGTGGCAGCTCGCGGGGGCCAAGACGTTGTCGTATGCGACCAACATGGCCGCGCTGCGGCACGCCGCCGCTCAGGGTGCCGACGATGTGATCTATCTCAGCAGTGAGGGGCGGGTGCTCGAAGGTCCTCGCTCGACGGTGGTGCTCGCGCGCGGTAAGACTCTCGTCACACCGTCGGTCGAACAGGGCATCCTGGCCGGCACCACGGTCGCCGGACTGTTCTCCGTGGCAGAGTCTGCCGGTTGGACATGTGAACACGGGCACCTGTATCCGGCGGATCTCATTGCAGCAGATGGTGTTTGGCTGGTCTCGAGTGTCACTCTCGCTGCGCGGGTCACGGCGATGAACGGCGTTCCTCTTGGCACGCAGATGCTCGCCGACGATGTCCGATCGATGGTCGATGCCGCCGTGGAGACGGTCGAAACTCGGTAG
- a CDS encoding DUF3073 domain-containing protein — MGRGRAKAKQTKVARELKYSSPTTDLESLQKELSGGSSNSHRGIHSDSDVHSRVEEDEYEDWRR; from the coding sequence ATGGGCCGAGGCAGGGCTAAGGCAAAGCAGACAAAGGTCGCTCGTGAGCTCAAGTACAGCTCGCCGACAACGGACTTGGAGAGTCTGCAGAAAGAACTCTCCGGTGGTTCGTCCAACTCCCATCGTGGCATCCACTCTGACTCGGATGTGCATTCCCGAGTCGAGGAAGACGAGTACGAGGACTGGCGACGCTAG
- a CDS encoding ABC transporter permease encodes MSTEVVLSDVPPTRQHRRGFPGVAFVRSTSGLQRVTLIVGLVLMVGFVFAAVFAPLLAPYGFSQTSDAGQDFTRQAAPSAQHWFGTSVRGEDVFSRVIYGARTALMVIASSLVLSLIIGVPLGLASGYIGRWFDRVLVLFMDAMYAFPSLLLAVVISIVVAGGQSSSFGGIASAAIAITAIFVPQYFRVVRNATVAVKTEPYVDAARVTGAGTPRILFRHILANVVQTLPVIITLNGAEAILTLAGLGFLGFGIEPTSASEWGYDINKALPDISNGIWWTSVFPGLGIVLVVLGLTMVGESASETLNPLLRTRKKFKKAVKV; translated from the coding sequence ATGAGCACCGAAGTCGTGCTGTCCGACGTCCCTCCCACCCGTCAACACCGTCGAGGATTCCCCGGCGTCGCGTTCGTCAGGTCCACGTCGGGGTTGCAACGCGTCACCCTGATCGTCGGGTTGGTCCTGATGGTGGGCTTCGTGTTCGCCGCAGTGTTCGCTCCGCTTCTCGCGCCGTACGGGTTCTCGCAGACCAGCGACGCCGGGCAGGATTTCACCCGCCAGGCAGCCCCGTCCGCGCAGCATTGGTTCGGTACGTCGGTCCGCGGTGAGGACGTGTTCTCCCGCGTGATCTACGGTGCGAGAACAGCATTGATGGTGATCGCATCGTCGTTGGTGCTCTCGCTGATCATCGGTGTTCCGCTCGGCCTGGCCTCGGGCTACATCGGCCGTTGGTTCGACCGTGTGCTCGTGTTGTTCATGGACGCGATGTACGCGTTTCCATCGCTGCTCCTCGCGGTCGTCATCTCGATCGTCGTCGCAGGCGGACAGTCGTCCAGTTTCGGCGGTATCGCGTCCGCAGCAATCGCCATCACGGCGATCTTCGTGCCGCAGTACTTCCGCGTGGTACGCAACGCCACGGTGGCGGTCAAGACCGAACCTTACGTCGACGCCGCTCGGGTCACCGGGGCCGGCACTCCGCGAATCCTGTTCCGCCATATCCTCGCCAACGTGGTGCAGACGCTGCCGGTCATCATCACCCTCAACGGTGCCGAGGCCATCCTGACCCTCGCCGGACTCGGCTTTCTCGGATTCGGCATCGAGCCCACCTCCGCCTCGGAGTGGGGCTACGACATCAACAAGGCGCTGCCCGACATCTCCAACGGCATCTGGTGGACGTCGGTGTTCCCGGGCCTCGGCATCGTGCTGGTGGTGCTCGGTCTGACCATGGTGGGCGAAAGCGCAAGCGAGACACTCAATCCGCTGCTTCGTACCCGCAAGAAGTTCAAGAAGGCGGTGAAGGTATGA
- a CDS encoding MOSC domain-containing protein has translation MTGTVLAVCVVHADVPFGRRAVVHSGIDKRPVDGPAGSGACGTTSTRVDVHELGIGGDHCRDTKFHGGLDQAVYAYDEAEAQYWAGELGVPVPPGRFGENLRTTGVPVTDAVIGSRWRVGTVTLEVTIARKPCATFARWMDEPRWIRRFTDRGDVGAYFRVVEPGVFRSGDAVAVESVPPHGVTVRDLFRGTDATAMATLLDEPDVAPKVHRDAAAALKSLRRP, from the coding sequence GTGACCGGAACCGTTCTGGCAGTCTGCGTCGTGCACGCCGATGTTCCGTTCGGACGCCGCGCGGTGGTCCACAGCGGCATCGACAAACGGCCCGTCGATGGGCCGGCCGGGAGTGGAGCCTGCGGAACGACCTCGACACGGGTGGACGTCCACGAGCTCGGTATCGGCGGCGATCACTGCCGGGACACGAAGTTCCACGGCGGGCTCGATCAGGCCGTCTACGCCTACGACGAGGCGGAAGCCCAGTACTGGGCCGGCGAGCTCGGGGTGCCGGTTCCGCCGGGTCGATTCGGCGAGAACCTGCGGACCACCGGTGTTCCGGTGACCGATGCGGTGATCGGATCCAGGTGGCGCGTCGGAACGGTGACCCTGGAGGTGACGATCGCCCGCAAGCCCTGTGCGACCTTTGCGAGGTGGATGGACGAGCCTCGGTGGATCCGTCGCTTCACCGATCGAGGTGATGTGGGTGCGTACTTCCGGGTCGTCGAGCCCGGCGTGTTTCGCAGCGGCGACGCGGTGGCCGTCGAGTCGGTGCCGCCGCACGGGGTGACGGTTCGCGACTTGTTCCGAGGTACCGACGCGACCGCGATGGCCACTCTGCTCGACGAGCCCGATGTGGCACCGAAGGTGCACCGCGACGCTGCCGCGGCACTGAAATCGCTACGGAGGCCATGA
- the purM gene encoding phosphoribosylformylglycinamidine cyclo-ligase, with product MTEESQPTSATHSGGASYAAAGVDIAAGDRAVQLFAPLAKKASRPEVMGGLGGFAGLFALKGDYREPVLAASTDGVGTKVAVAQALGKHDTLGLDLVAMVVDDLVVCGAEPLFLQDYIAVGRVVPEQVAELVKGIAEGCIIAGCALLGGETAEHPGLMADGDYDLSATGIGVVEADSILGPERVRPGDVVIGMGSSGLHSNGYSLARKVLLEINHMDLGGHVEEFGRTLGEELLEPTKIYAKDCLALAAETDVRTFCHVTGGGLANNLSRVMPEGLVAELDRTTWSPAPIFSLIAQRGRVERAEMEQTFNMGVGMVAIVAPEDVDRALAVLTARHIDCWTLGTVKKATGKDVADERALLLGNHPRF from the coding sequence ATGACCGAGGAATCCCAACCCACGAGCGCAACTCACTCGGGCGGTGCCTCCTACGCGGCGGCCGGGGTCGACATCGCCGCAGGAGATCGAGCAGTGCAACTGTTCGCGCCGCTCGCCAAGAAGGCCAGCAGGCCCGAGGTCATGGGCGGTCTCGGTGGTTTCGCCGGTCTCTTCGCGCTCAAGGGCGACTACCGCGAGCCCGTCCTGGCAGCCTCGACCGACGGCGTCGGCACCAAGGTGGCCGTGGCGCAGGCCCTCGGCAAGCACGACACCCTCGGCCTCGACCTGGTCGCAATGGTCGTCGACGATCTCGTCGTCTGTGGTGCCGAGCCGCTGTTCCTGCAGGACTACATCGCCGTAGGCCGCGTGGTTCCCGAGCAGGTCGCCGAACTGGTCAAGGGCATCGCAGAAGGCTGCATCATCGCCGGCTGCGCATTGCTCGGCGGCGAGACGGCCGAGCACCCGGGACTGATGGCCGACGGCGATTACGACCTCTCGGCCACCGGTATCGGCGTCGTCGAGGCGGATTCGATCCTCGGACCCGAGCGGGTGCGTCCCGGTGACGTCGTCATCGGCATGGGATCGTCGGGTCTGCACTCCAACGGCTACTCCCTCGCTCGCAAGGTGCTTCTGGAGATCAACCACATGGATCTCGGCGGACACGTCGAGGAGTTCGGTCGCACCCTCGGTGAGGAACTGCTCGAACCCACCAAGATCTACGCCAAGGACTGCCTCGCGCTCGCTGCGGAAACCGACGTCCGCACGTTCTGCCACGTGACCGGCGGCGGATTGGCGAACAACCTCTCCCGGGTCATGCCCGAGGGTCTGGTCGCCGAACTCGACCGCACCACGTGGAGCCCGGCTCCGATCTTCTCGCTGATCGCTCAGCGCGGCCGCGTCGAGCGGGCCGAGATGGAGCAGACGTTCAACATGGGTGTCGGCATGGTGGCCATCGTGGCACCTGAGGACGTCGACCGAGCACTCGCAGTGCTGACCGCACGCCACATCGACTGCTGGACGCTGGGCACGGTGAAGAAGGCGACCGGTAAGGACGTCGCCGACGAGCGTGCGCTACTGCTGGGTAACCACCCGCGGTTCTGA
- a CDS encoding dicarboxylate/amino acid:cation symporter — protein MKKLAHPAAQIGLAAIGGIVFGLVVGEWAANLKFIGDLFIRLIQMSIVPLVMASVIVATGSMAGAGTGKIAFRTFKWMIGFSVVAAVLAWVLSSVIRPGAGMVFTQQLDPSLEESASEALGWQDTLLNFVSTNVFDAMSTATMVPIIIFSLLFGIALRSHITKTGNTQVLSFMDQIQQIVLTMIRLVMVIAPVGVFCLLAALAGDVGFSVVSTALSYLGTTLLGVLILFALFVVVVTMRTRLNPWKLPSKLTEQTAVAVTTTSSAVTFPTVLRNTVEKVGVSQKVANFTLSIGLTMGSYGAVLNYMIVVMFLAQAGNIDLSLGQIVLGMGLAVLLNMGTITVPGGFPVVAMFLATSLDLPFEAVGLLIAVDWFAGIFRTFLNVNGDTFVAMLVANADDEIDREVYNGTKVVVAEDLDLDEYADAMATADRAD, from the coding sequence ATGAAGAAACTGGCGCATCCGGCCGCGCAGATCGGCCTCGCCGCGATCGGCGGCATCGTGTTCGGGTTGGTGGTCGGTGAGTGGGCCGCGAACCTGAAGTTCATCGGCGATCTGTTCATCCGACTGATCCAGATGTCGATCGTCCCGCTGGTGATGGCCTCGGTCATCGTCGCCACCGGATCGATGGCCGGGGCGGGAACCGGCAAGATCGCCTTCCGCACCTTCAAGTGGATGATCGGTTTCTCGGTCGTCGCTGCCGTGCTGGCCTGGGTGCTGAGCAGCGTCATTCGCCCGGGCGCGGGCATGGTGTTCACCCAGCAGCTCGATCCGTCGCTCGAGGAATCGGCGAGCGAGGCGCTCGGCTGGCAGGACACGCTGCTCAACTTCGTCAGCACCAACGTGTTCGACGCCATGTCGACCGCGACGATGGTGCCGATCATAATCTTCTCGCTGCTCTTCGGTATCGCGCTGCGCAGTCACATCACCAAGACCGGGAACACCCAGGTGCTCTCGTTCATGGACCAGATTCAGCAGATCGTCCTGACGATGATCCGGCTGGTCATGGTCATCGCCCCGGTCGGTGTGTTCTGCCTGCTCGCCGCGCTCGCCGGGGACGTCGGCTTCTCCGTGGTGTCCACCGCGCTGAGCTACCTCGGTACGACACTGCTCGGAGTGTTGATCCTGTTCGCACTCTTCGTCGTGGTCGTGACGATGCGGACCCGATTGAACCCGTGGAAGCTGCCCAGCAAGCTCACCGAACAGACCGCCGTCGCGGTGACGACCACGAGCTCGGCCGTCACGTTCCCCACGGTGCTGCGCAACACGGTCGAGAAGGTCGGCGTCAGTCAGAAAGTCGCCAACTTCACGCTGTCGATCGGGTTGACGATGGGCTCCTACGGTGCCGTTCTCAACTACATGATCGTGGTGATGTTCCTCGCGCAGGCAGGCAACATCGATCTGAGTCTCGGGCAGATCGTGCTGGGCATGGGCCTGGCGGTTCTGCTCAACATGGGCACCATCACCGTGCCCGGCGGATTCCCCGTCGTCGCGATGTTCCTCGCGACCTCGCTCGACCTCCCCTTCGAGGCCGTCGGCCTGCTGATCGCCGTGGACTGGTTCGCCGGGATCTTCCGCACTTTCCTCAACGTGAACGGAGACACGTTCGTCGCGATGCTCGTCGCCAACGCCGACGACGAGATCGACCGCGAGGTCTACAACGGCACCAAGGTCGTCGTCGCCGAGGATCTCGACCTCGACGAGTACGCCGACGCGATGGCGACGGCCGACCGAGCGGATTGA
- a CDS encoding folate-binding protein YgfZ, with translation MDDVSDTVTISPSPLLTLPGAVPSPDDSVDAGVAWHYGNPFGEQRDAVSGAAVIDRSHRFVLAISGDERLSWLNTISSQLVSNLTDGSSAENLSLDVNGRIEHHFVQTDLAGVTYIDTERTAGPNLLSFLKKMVFWAKAEPRQADELAVLTVLGSDAVSVLEKAGLPAPGEIYGASPIDGGGFVRRMPWPGKNSYDVVIPRANASDWFLRLRDAGAAPAGTWAFDALRVESLRPRVGVDTDEKTIPHEVRWIGSAAEFGAVHLEKGCYRGQETVSRVHNLGRPPRHLVLLHLDGSADGRPSTGDAVTAGGRTVGRLGTVIDHFELGPIALALLKRTIPVDTALEAGPCAASIDPDSIPSYDDVQAGRAAVDRLRGR, from the coding sequence ATGGACGATGTGTCCGACACAGTCACGATCAGCCCGAGCCCACTTCTGACACTTCCCGGCGCAGTGCCCTCCCCCGACGACAGCGTCGATGCCGGGGTGGCCTGGCACTACGGCAATCCGTTCGGTGAACAACGAGACGCGGTCAGCGGCGCTGCCGTCATCGATAGGTCCCACCGTTTCGTGCTCGCCATCAGCGGAGACGAACGCCTGAGTTGGTTGAACACGATCTCGAGCCAACTCGTCTCGAACCTGACCGACGGCAGCTCCGCCGAGAACCTGAGCCTGGATGTCAACGGCCGCATCGAGCATCACTTCGTGCAGACCGACCTGGCCGGCGTCACCTACATCGACACCGAGCGCACTGCCGGCCCGAATCTGCTCTCGTTCCTGAAGAAGATGGTGTTCTGGGCCAAGGCCGAACCCCGTCAGGCCGACGAACTCGCAGTTCTCACCGTCCTCGGATCCGACGCGGTGTCGGTGCTCGAGAAGGCCGGCCTGCCGGCTCCGGGCGAGATCTACGGTGCCTCGCCGATCGACGGCGGCGGTTTCGTTCGACGGATGCCCTGGCCGGGCAAGAATTCGTACGACGTGGTGATTCCCCGCGCGAACGCGAGCGACTGGTTCCTCCGACTGCGCGACGCCGGGGCCGCCCCGGCCGGAACCTGGGCGTTCGACGCCTTGCGAGTGGAATCGTTGCGTCCGCGCGTGGGCGTGGACACCGACGAGAAGACCATCCCGCACGAGGTTCGGTGGATCGGTAGCGCCGCCGAGTTCGGCGCGGTGCATCTGGAGAAGGGCTGCTATCGCGGCCAGGAGACGGTCTCGCGCGTTCACAATCTCGGTCGTCCGCCGCGGCACCTGGTGTTGCTTCATCTCGACGGTTCGGCGGACGGCAGGCCCAGCACCGGCGATGCGGTCACCGCAGGCGGCCGCACGGTGGGGCGTCTGGGTACCGTCATCGACCACTTCGAGCTCGGCCCGATCGCGTTGGCTCTGCTCAAGCGGACGATTCCGGTCGACACCGCGCTGGAGGCGGGTCCGTGCGCGGCATCCATCGATCCTGATTCCATCCCGTCCTACGACGACGTCCAGGCCGGTCGCGCTGCGGTGGACCGCCTGCGCGGCCGGTGA
- a CDS encoding ABC transporter ATP-binding protein encodes MTSSGPTPQESALSVQSLSVTFLTDAGEVDAVTEVSFEVFPGEVLAVVGESGSGKSVSVRSAIGLLPDTARVEGHVVLGGQDVTTLSNKAWAQLRGNKISMVFQEPGSALDPLFTIGYQIVEALRAHPRSGAGGATSGGSDGKRMSAKDAKARAIELLTMVGLPSPEQRFSYYPHELSGGQKQRVMIAIAISCEAKVIIADEPTTALDVTVQAEILELLRDLKDRLGCAVVLITHSMGVVSDLADRVVVMQNGRVVEEAPVAQLFDAPADDYTKKLLAAVPTLAAVESDKTVDTSGEPVLDVSRLVVQFSGGVGSPAFRAVDDVSLTIHRGETLGLVGESGSGKSTIGRCVAALQKPTSGSVTVMGQNIAGVSERKLKPLRKRFGFVFQDPSASLNPRLTVGQCIAEPMIVHKYGSKDAIAARTTELLDAVQLPSGTDKRYPHELSGGQRQRVSLARALVLGPDLVVADEPTSALDVSVQAAVLDLFEALQQEFGFACLFISHDLAVVDRVAHRVVVLRNGAIVEEGTPWKILRSPEADYTKKLLAAIPGKRLHT; translated from the coding sequence ATGACCTCGAGTGGCCCAACCCCACAGGAGTCCGCGCTGTCGGTGCAGTCGTTGTCCGTGACGTTCCTCACCGATGCCGGTGAGGTCGATGCCGTCACCGAGGTCTCGTTCGAGGTGTTCCCCGGTGAAGTCCTGGCCGTGGTGGGCGAGTCCGGATCGGGTAAATCCGTCAGCGTCAGATCCGCCATCGGACTGCTGCCCGACACCGCACGCGTGGAGGGCCACGTGGTGCTCGGTGGCCAGGACGTGACGACGCTGAGCAACAAGGCATGGGCGCAGTTGCGCGGCAACAAGATTTCGATGGTGTTCCAGGAACCGGGCAGCGCCCTCGATCCGCTGTTCACCATCGGATATCAGATCGTCGAAGCGCTGCGAGCGCATCCCAGGAGTGGAGCCGGCGGAGCGACCAGTGGTGGTAGCGACGGTAAACGGATGTCGGCCAAAGATGCCAAGGCGCGAGCCATCGAACTGTTGACGATGGTGGGTCTGCCCAGCCCCGAGCAGCGGTTCTCGTACTACCCACACGAGCTCTCGGGTGGCCAGAAGCAACGTGTCATGATCGCGATCGCCATCTCGTGCGAGGCGAAGGTCATCATCGCCGACGAGCCGACCACTGCCCTCGACGTCACGGTGCAGGCCGAAATCCTGGAGTTGCTACGCGATCTCAAGGACCGACTCGGCTGTGCCGTCGTGCTCATCACCCACAGCATGGGCGTGGTCTCGGATCTGGCGGACCGCGTCGTCGTCATGCAGAACGGTCGCGTCGTCGAGGAAGCTCCGGTGGCGCAGCTCTTCGACGCACCCGCAGACGACTACACCAAGAAGCTGTTGGCCGCGGTGCCCACACTCGCCGCGGTGGAGTCCGACAAGACGGTCGACACCTCGGGTGAACCGGTACTCGACGTCTCGCGTCTGGTGGTGCAGTTCTCCGGTGGTGTCGGCTCACCTGCGTTCCGGGCGGTCGACGACGTCTCGCTCACCATCCATCGCGGCGAAACCCTTGGCCTGGTGGGCGAATCGGGCTCGGGAAAGTCCACGATCGGTAGATGTGTTGCAGCACTGCAGAAGCCGACGAGTGGCAGCGTGACGGTGATGGGGCAGAACATCGCAGGCGTGAGCGAACGCAAGCTCAAGCCGCTGCGCAAGCGATTCGGGTTCGTCTTCCAGGACCCGTCGGCATCACTGAACCCCCGGCTGACCGTCGGGCAGTGCATTGCCGAGCCGATGATCGTGCACAAGTACGGCTCCAAGGACGCGATCGCCGCGAGGACCACCGAACTGCTCGACGCCGTGCAACTGCCGTCGGGCACCGACAAGCGCTACCCACACGAGCTCTCCGGTGGGCAGCGGCAACGCGTCAGCCTGGCGCGGGCACTGGTGCTGGGACCGGATCTGGTGGTCGCGGACGAACCGACCAGCGCTCTGGACGTTTCGGTGCAGGCAGCCGTGCTTGACCTGTTCGAGGCACTGCAGCAGGAATTCGGCTTCGCGTGTCTGTTCATCAGTCACGACCTCGCGGTGGTCGACCGCGTCGCGCATCGCGTGGTGGTGCTGCGCAACGGGGCGATCGTGGAAGAGGGAACACCGTGGAAGATCCTGCGATCGCCGGAGGCGGACTACACCAAGAAGCTGTTGGCAGCGATCCCGGGCAAGCGCCTGCACACGTGA